A DNA window from Corvus moneduloides isolate bCorMon1 chromosome 22, bCorMon1.pri, whole genome shotgun sequence contains the following coding sequences:
- the UTS2 gene encoding urotensin-2, which produces MHKLILCCLIIVSFSCPLLSLPIINASETSYQHSADEDSRLNLERLSSLRSTSLLQFLPELLGTLTEDNKAGLTSSNYNPGENIKETFYGNHPRIALLGRFLTKDRKQYKKRGNLSECFWKYCV; this is translated from the exons ATGCATAAACTGATACTCTGCTGTCTCATTATCGTCAGCTTCTCCTGTCCTCTCTTGTCTCTCCCCATCATCAATGCCAGTGAGACGTCGTATCAACACTCAG CTGATGAAGATTCGAGGTTAAACCTGGAGAGGTTGAGCAGCCTCAGAagcacctccctgctccagttcctgccagagctcctgggCACACTGACTGAGGACAACAAAGCAG GTCTTACCTCCAGCAACTACAACCCAGGGGAAAATATCAAAGAG ACTTTCTATGGGAATCATCCTCGAATTGCTTTGCTGGGACGCTTCTTGACCAAGGACAGGAAACAGTACAAGAAACGTGGGAATCTTTCTGAGTGCTTCTGGAAATATTGTGTGTAA